The Nicotiana sylvestris chromosome 6, ASM39365v2, whole genome shotgun sequence genomic sequence TTTTGCAGCTGCGGGGTGTACACCCCATCCCATTGCCGGTATAAGGGACTGGATAGCCCATTTACTGCATCACGCAGTGGAGACTCGAGACTGGCCCACTTTTGTGAAACATTTTAGGCCGATGGTCTTATCTGGTAAGTGTTTGCCTCTGTACAACTCTTCGGTTGTTTGCCATTGTCTATTGATACGACTCTTTGTAATGACAGGTCGTGGAGCTTCTAGGCGGAGGGCCCCAGTCCCTGTATTTTGCCAGGCCATCGCCTCAGCGGGAATGTAGTTTACTTAGGAGGAGTCCGTCCGAGAGGGTCGTGCTCAGCCAGTACAGGTGAGAGACCCCTCTCGAGATATGGTCGTGAGGGAAGAGATATCCTCTTTACCAGTTTATAACCTTACGGATGAGTCCTCTAATGGAGACGAACCTTCGTAGAGAAAAAAGAGGTGAGTAGAGCTCGGGAAAGATATGGTCATTGATACTGGTAAGAGTAGGACGGGTGCGTCGGAGATGGCACTTGTGCCCCCATTTATGTTGAATTCCATCTTGGTGGGGATGTCTCCCCAAACAGAAGGAGTATACCAAGGAGGGGGGTCTGTGCGCTCCGCTGAGGGTGGCACATCATCTAATGTCAGAGGGGGCTTATGCGTCGATGGCAATAGCTCGGGTTCGGACATCGACCCAGGGGATGTTCGCACATTTTTTTAGCGTCACACTCATGTAGAGGTCAAAATGGAGGGTTCTGATCGACACATAGTCGTCCCTAGGGACTACAACTTGTTGTTGAACTGTGATCAGGTGGCGTTCGTTTTTGCCCCTTTGTGTGCTGCTCCTGAGAACAAGGCACTTAGAGCAATGAGTGATGCGGAGTTGTTATAGAGCATTTCCGGCATGGATCTATGTGTCAatgcctctcttttcttttcgtcGTTGGATCTATTTTACTATTCTTGGCACATtcttttgttttaactttgtttttcATATTAGACCCTCATTATGGAGATCGAGTGTGAGCTTCGGGAAAGGAGAAGGACGACCGTCTATGGGAAAATGTCCTCCAAGTATCAAGAATACTGCACCAAGATCGTGCGATGGCCGACATCTTCACTCAGGATCGCAACTTTCAGTTGTTCCGCGATGGGCTTAAACAGAGGGAGGATCAATTGGCGCGTAAGGTCGAAGAACTGAAAGAGCGAGACGAGGACCTTATGAAGGCCATTGCCCGTTGTAGTGAGCTTGAGCTAAATAAGGGAGTGATGGCCGAAAATGCCGACCTCCAAGCAAAGGCGGCCAATTTAACTGCCGAACTGAACACGAAGGCAGCGGAGGTCGTTGACCTTAAGAGTGAATTGAGCACAACTGCTGATGGATTGGCCCACGCCGAAAGGGATAGGGAAACTGCCGTCTCTGAGGCAGCGGCTTTAGAAGATGCCCTCCATGTTTGTAGATTGGAGCAAGACTAGGAGTTGGAGGCGTCTGTGCATAAGGTAGCAGGACTAGGGGCGTATTCAAGGTTTGGAAGCTGAATTGTCTGCGTTAAATGAGTAGGTAGCTTCTTTGAAAATGGAGGACGTGCGACGTCAGTCACAACCCTCTACATCGCATGCTTCGGATGATCCTATCATGCCTCTCCATTTGTAAGAGCTGTGGGTTCATGCTGAAGCCCAGCTCAATGTGTATAAGGCTCTTTATGCTGACGGGAGGGCATCCGAGACAGAGATTCGGGGTGTGCATGCCAAGGCCCATGCAGCTTGTGAGGCATGCGGGTATGACCCTATCATGCCTAGCGGGGATGATATTGATTCTGGCGATGTGGACAAACTTGCCTCCGATTCTTGGTACGAGGAGGTGTATGCCACAGGGAATGATGAGGCATAGTATTTGGTTGTATTTACTTTTGCTTCACCATTTTTGTGAGGGCATCTTTGAGCCATTTGTAAAAACAAATACTTGTAATATATTTGTTGTAATGAAAATTGTTTTGGTCGTGTACCTCTGAGTTGTTGTTTCCTTTCTCCGGTTTGTTCAATGATGACTTTTGCCGCAGTCATGTTATTCCGAATCTTTGTTGAAATTTTAAACCCGTTGTGTTGAGTTTAATTGAACTCTTTTCGTTATCAACGGCCTTGGTCGTAGGGGTATTACTTTCAAGCTGGTGccaaagtagtatcccgtcgtggtttgAGAGAAGTCAAACTCTTTTTTTCGACGATGGCCTTAGCTATcaggatgttactttcgagctggtgctgaagtagtatcccgtcgtggttcgagtgaAGTCAAACTCTTTTCTTTGACGATGGCCTTAGcaattgggatgttactttcgagctggtgccgaagtagtatcccgttgtggttcgagtgaagtcgaactcttttctttgacgatagccttagccattgggattcTACTTTtgagctggtgccgaagtagtatcccatcgtggttcgagtgaagtcgaactcttttcttttacgatggccttagccattgggattttactttcgagctggtgccgaagtagtatcccgtcgtggttcgagggAAGTCGAACTCATTTCTTtgacgatggccttagccattgggatgttactttcgagctggtgccgaagtagtatcccgccGTGGTTCGAGTTTATTCGCTAGAGTGTCGTATATGCCAAATTTTTTCATACATTGGAGATGCGTGTTGATTTCGTATACAAAATGGAGTGATTTTATTCATATGTCGGAGATACATGTCGACTTCGCTGTACAATGGCGGTACATGTCGATTtcgtacatacaatggagattctttatatctagtcccttcattgctcgGCCTAGAGATGTAATCAATAGGTGGGGCAATGAACAATACTTCGAACCTCAAGACATCCCCCTCGCCACCTCATTAAAATCCTCCTCGAGAAAATCCGATTGGGACAAAAtccgggtgagggaaaaagagtacgacttgggcGGCATCTTTTTTCagaagtggaagtacttgaggtgggcgacattccagttattttgtagtagttttccttccattgtttctcaTTGGAACGCTCCTTTGCTTGCTGTTGCTGTGATTTTATATGGCCCATCCCAGTTTGTTCCCAATTTCCCTCCATTTGGGTCTTTCACTGCTTGTGTTTTGGCTTTTAGAATGTAGTCCCCGACTCTGAGTGGtcgtactttggccttcttgttataATACCTTTCTGCTTGTTGCTTTTGGGCTATCATCCTTATGTGTGTCGTATCCCTTCGTTCTTCGACCTCATCCAGGTCTTGTAAtctgctttcatcattgtttggTCCACTCTCATTGGAGTATCTCAGTCTAGGTTCCCCGACTTCGATGGGTATAACTGCGTCAGTGCCGTAGACCAGTGAATACAGCGTCACACCCGTGCTAGTTTTCGGCATTGTGCGGTAGGCCGATAACACCTCTGGTAGCAGTTCCGGCCATAGCCCTTTGGCATCCTCGAGCTTTTTCTTTAATATGTTCAATATTATTTTATTGGAGGATTTCGCTTGACCGTTACCGGTAgggtgatatggcgtggagagtatccgcttgatgtgccatttttcgaagaactcaATCGTCTTTTTCCCGATGAACTGGGGTCCGTTGTCacagctgatttctttggggaagCTAAAGtggcatatgatgtttttccaaATGAACGCGATGACTTCTTCTTCGCGTATTTGAACGAACGCActtgcttccacccatttagaaaagtaatcacttaaaaccaaaaggaagcgtatCTTACTTCGCTCTGCTGGGAGGGGtccgacgatatccatcccccattttataAACGGCCATGGAGAAATGACGGAATGTAGGAGTTCCTCCGCAtggtgtatcataggggcgtattTCTGGCGTTGCTCACATTTCTTGACGTAATCCACCTCTTTTTTCATAGTGGCCAGTAGTATCCTGCACGAATAAGACATCTAACGAGGGCTTGGTTGCCTGTATGGGCACCGTAGTGGCCTTCGTGTACCTCTTCGAGCACACGCCTTGTCTGATTTGGTCCAAGGCATTTGGCCAAAGGAACGCCGAACGTCCTTTTGTAAAGGTCGTGGTTTATGAGGCTGTACCTGGCTGCTTGTATTCggagctttttggcttcttttttatcttgtGAGAGTGCTTCCTCCTACAGATATGATATGACGCGATTTCACTAGTCCCAAGTTaaatttatagaatgtacctcaacttggtctattgatgagtggaggagggtgaccacgttcTCCTTGGTGATATTTTTGGTTGCTGCTGTCAGCTTGGCGAGACCGTCTGCTTCGATGTTTTGTGCTCGTGGTATTTGGTCGAGTCGGCATTCGTTGAATTCTGGCAGCAGCTTGTGGATTTTGATCTAGTATTTCTACAACCTCTGCTCCTTAACCTGGAAAGTCCCAGTAACTTGGTTTACGAAAAGTTGAGAGTCTCAGCGGAGGATGACTCGTCGAGCACCATACTTGAGGGCCAATTTTAGTCCTacaattacggcctcatactcggcctcattgttagtcattttAGGGCATCGTATAGATTGGCGAATTACTTTGCCCATTGGGACTTTGAGTACGAGCCCCAGTCCAGATCCCGACGCGTTGGACACGCCGTCGGTGTAGAGGACACAAAGGTCAGGTCGTTCAGGTGAAGTGCGAAGTGCTTCTTGCTCGACTTCGAGCAATATTTCTGCACTAAAGTCGGTGACAAAATCGGCGAGCACTTGCGACTTTATTGCAGTTCGCAGTTGATATGTTATATCATGCTCGCTCatttctatggcccatttggccaacctaccTGATAGTTCGGGTTCGTGCAGGATGCTCCTGAGAGGAaaggttgtcaccacctttatggggtggcactgaaaatatggtctaagctttcgtgaagctatgacCAATGGTAAAGCTAGTTTTTCAAGGTGGGGGTACCTTGTTTCGACGTCgattaaggttttgctgatatagtaaattgGAGATTGCGTAACTTTATTTTCTCGGACTAGAACTACACTTACCGCGACTTTGGATACAGCTAGGTAGACTAGGAGGCACTCGCCCGCATCTGCCTTGGCAAGTAAGGGTGGTGAGGACAAGTATGCTTTCAGTTTTCTTAGAGCGTCAACACATTCTGAATTCCATTGAAGTCTGTTGTCCTTCCTTAATACATTAAAAAACTTATGACATCTATCCGATGACCGTAAGATGAACCTCGATAGGGGCGGCTATCTGTCCTGTCAATTTTTTAACCTACTTTTTGCTAGTCAATGTTTTGGGTATTCCTTCGATGGCCTTAATCTGATCtgggttgacctcgatgcctctttgTGATACTAAGAAACCGAGGAACTTACCCGAGGTCATgccgaaggcacatttttcggGGTTTAGTTTCATGTTGTATCGTCTCAATAtgtcgaaggcttccttcagatgatcgatatgatcttctttccttttcgacttaaccagcatgtcatcgatgtaGACTTTCATTGTTCTATGAGTTGGTCTTTGGACATCTTGGTGACCAACTCTGGTACGTTGCCCCTACATTCTTTAGTCCGAACGGCATGACCTTATAGCAGTATgttccttggtgagtgatgaaagtagTTTTCTCTTGGTATTCTTCTTCCATGAGGATCTGGTTGTAACCCGAGTAGGCATATAAGAATCTTAGCAACTCGTGTCCTGCTGTTGTGTTGGTGAGTTGGTCATTGTGTGGCAATAGAAAAGAGTCTtttgggcatgccttgtttaggtcTGTGCAATCTACACACATCCGCCactttctatttttcttctttaccatgaccacattggcaaCCCACTAGGGATATTTTGACTCTCGGACGGAGCCATTTGCTAGCAACTTATCGACTTCTTCGCTGACGGCTTCGTTGTTTGCGGCATTGAACTTCCTTCTTATTTGTCGTACTAGCGGGTATAGGGGGTCGACATTTAGCTTGTGTATGGCGATATCCTTTGGAATACCTGGCATGTCTGCATGGGAGAAGGCAAACAGATCGGCATTGTCAGTCAAGAATTTATGAAACTTACCTGGTTCCGAGAGGTTGTGCCCGATATAAGCCTTTTTTGTGCTATCAGTGCTGCCTAGCAGGACGGGATCAAGATCCTCTATTGTCAACTCAAATGTTTCCACGATGTCAGGGTCCTTGATAACTTCTGTTCGTACGTCAAGTTTGGCACCTAACACCACTCATTGTCATGCCTTCGCATTTGCCCTTTTTAGTTGTTGGGTGTGGGCGCAATCCTGGGCGATGCAATAATATTCTTATGCAGTACGTTGCTCGCCTCGGATGTTGAATACCCCCCATAGAGTAGGAAACTTGATCACTTGATAGAGACTGGACGGGACTGCTCGCATGGCATGTATCCACGGAtgccctatgatggcgttgtaggtTATTTCTTGGTTCAT encodes the following:
- the LOC138870777 gene encoding uncharacterized protein; this encodes MPKTSTGVTLYSLVYGTDAVIPIEVGEPRLRYSNESGPNNDESRLQDLDEVEERRDTTHIRMIAQKQQAERYYNKKAKVRPLRVGDYILKAKTQAVKDPNGGKLGTNWDGPYKITATASKGAFQ